In Polaribacter sp. Hel_I_88, the following proteins share a genomic window:
- a CDS encoding type I restriction endonuclease subunit R, translated as MAFLNESHIEEADIQFFELILGYAHKDAWEKKLIGRDSLKDVVLKEDLRTALIRLNDRLPKECIEFAIDELSKSRVSLTPVIANKEVYQLIKNGVPVSYQNNEGREENGYVKVLDFDDETNNDFLVVSQLSIEYLQTANITRRPDLMLYVNGLPLVMIELKNATEKVKGGYDTNLKRYKRDIPQLFWYNMFVCISNGIETRVGSFNAPWEHFFSWVKLEDTSVSNTQLTRLEVEAESKTTSKRLSLKLFGEGLCNKKNLLDYLENFVLYHKNKVKIIAKNHQFLGVNNAIESLKNKEGKKGKLGVFWHTQGSGKSYSMIFFSQKIERKVEGNWSFLIVTDRTDLDSQIYRNFQETEVVLETKEQKENYYRPNSRNKLRDYLQSNRSYVFSLIHKFGIEKGKTYPQLTVRDNWIVIVDEAHRTQYKGYGENMRIALPNAQYIAFTGTPLLRSELTKDWFGHYVSEYNFAQSIEDGATVPLYYKKSVPRVEQINEDLVGNAAEILENENLTEEQKKKLDKEYSTLLQVVRREDRLQEIAKHIVQHYPYRLNVKNDDLERKPMKAMVVCIDKFTAVKMFQFVQLAQKEEIKELRKKIAREKDLELKERYKEAITFMEETRMSAVVSQEGSDKEEKEVFEKEGLNITPHRKLMDYPDEDGRNIEDYFKDPNSTYRIVFVTAMWLTGFDAPAVSTLYIDKPLQNHTLMQTIARANRVIAGKKNGLVVDYFGVFRNLKKALADYAEGTKGKDTIEDDEDFPVKEFEELLVLLEEAIIHTKIYCKELGADIDTILNLGEKGFKEVELFQKYANIILEKDEYKKQLGLFVNTIVGLYDSAKPEIYGFPQIKKGKDVLEYLRKVVDRHVDKDEAIERVKKRLDSLLDSSVVGKGDLNETPYEYNIVNSKQIDLSKLDFSKLRAEFPEKKHKNIQFADLRELLEIKLKQMLGQNKTRGSFLERFEKIIEDYNSGSLSIEEAYEDLMKQAESMSEEQERAAKNDMTEEQQELFDLLKKEKLTKEEEKNVKLAATDLLKVLFDAENKILIQEWHKQKATQEMVRQEIKKILNKELPQSYNRNIFAEKTEIIFQHFYDLAEQGKGFAA; from the coding sequence ATGGCATTTTTAAACGAATCACACATAGAAGAAGCAGATATTCAGTTTTTCGAATTAATTCTTGGATATGCTCATAAAGATGCCTGGGAGAAAAAACTAATTGGTAGGGATAGTCTAAAAGATGTAGTTTTAAAAGAAGATTTAAGAACTGCTTTAATAAGACTAAATGATAGACTACCAAAAGAATGTATAGAATTTGCTATAGATGAACTATCTAAAAGTAGAGTTAGTTTAACGCCGGTAATTGCAAATAAAGAAGTTTATCAATTAATAAAAAATGGAGTACCAGTTTCTTATCAAAATAACGAAGGTAGAGAAGAAAATGGATATGTAAAAGTATTAGATTTTGATGATGAAACGAACAACGATTTTTTAGTAGTATCTCAACTAAGTATAGAATATTTACAAACAGCAAATATTACCAGAAGACCAGATTTAATGTTATATGTTAATGGTTTGCCTTTGGTAATGATTGAGTTAAAAAATGCTACTGAAAAGGTAAAAGGAGGTTATGACACCAACTTAAAACGTTATAAGAGAGATATACCACAGTTATTTTGGTATAATATGTTTGTATGTATTTCTAACGGTATAGAAACACGTGTGGGTTCTTTTAATGCACCTTGGGAGCATTTCTTTTCTTGGGTAAAACTAGAAGACACATCAGTTTCAAACACTCAATTAACACGTTTAGAAGTTGAAGCTGAAAGTAAAACTACTTCAAAAAGATTAAGTTTAAAATTATTTGGAGAGGGTTTATGTAATAAGAAAAACCTCCTAGATTATTTGGAGAACTTTGTTTTGTATCACAAAAATAAAGTGAAGATTATTGCTAAAAATCATCAATTTCTAGGTGTGAATAATGCAATAGAATCACTTAAAAATAAAGAAGGTAAAAAAGGAAAATTAGGTGTGTTCTGGCATACACAGGGTTCAGGAAAATCATATTCTATGATTTTCTTTTCTCAAAAAATTGAGCGTAAAGTAGAAGGGAATTGGTCATTTTTAATTGTTACAGATAGAACAGATTTAGACAGTCAGATCTATCGTAATTTCCAGGAAACAGAAGTTGTTTTAGAAACCAAAGAACAAAAAGAAAACTATTATAGACCAAATAGTAGAAATAAACTAAGAGATTATCTTCAATCGAATAGATCATACGTTTTTAGCTTAATACATAAATTCGGAATAGAAAAAGGAAAAACATATCCGCAATTAACAGTGCGTGATAACTGGATAGTGATTGTAGATGAAGCGCATAGAACACAATATAAAGGGTATGGAGAAAATATGCGTATTGCTTTACCTAATGCACAATACATTGCTTTTACAGGAACACCCTTATTAAGAAGTGAATTGACAAAAGATTGGTTTGGTCATTATGTATCTGAATACAACTTTGCACAAAGTATAGAGGATGGTGCAACAGTGCCTTTGTATTATAAGAAGAGTGTACCTAGAGTGGAGCAAATTAATGAAGATCTTGTAGGGAATGCAGCAGAGATTTTAGAAAATGAGAATCTAACAGAAGAGCAAAAGAAAAAACTCGACAAGGAGTACTCAACGTTATTGCAAGTTGTAAGAAGAGAAGATCGTTTGCAAGAAATAGCAAAACACATTGTACAACATTATCCGTATCGTTTAAATGTAAAGAACGATGATTTAGAGAGAAAGCCAATGAAAGCTATGGTGGTTTGTATTGATAAATTCACCGCAGTTAAAATGTTTCAGTTCGTTCAATTAGCTCAAAAAGAAGAAATAAAAGAATTAAGAAAGAAAATAGCCAGAGAAAAAGATCTAGAATTAAAGGAACGCTATAAAGAGGCAATTACTTTTATGGAAGAAACTAGGATGTCTGCTGTAGTAAGTCAAGAAGGATCTGATAAAGAAGAAAAAGAAGTTTTTGAGAAGGAAGGATTAAATATTACTCCTCACAGAAAATTAATGGACTATCCAGATGAAGATGGTCGTAATATTGAAGATTACTTTAAAGATCCTAATAGTACGTATAGAATTGTTTTTGTGACAGCGATGTGGTTAACAGGTTTTGATGCACCTGCTGTTTCAACCTTATACATAGATAAACCACTCCAGAATCATACATTAATGCAAACAATAGCGAGAGCAAATCGAGTTATTGCAGGTAAAAAGAATGGTTTAGTTGTAGATTACTTTGGGGTATTTCGAAATCTTAAAAAAGCATTAGCAGATTATGCAGAAGGAACTAAAGGGAAAGACACAATTGAAGATGATGAAGATTTTCCTGTAAAGGAGTTTGAAGAGCTTTTAGTGTTATTAGAGGAAGCTATTATCCATACGAAAATATATTGTAAAGAATTAGGAGCAGATATTGATACCATTTTAAATTTAGGCGAAAAAGGTTTTAAAGAAGTCGAATTATTTCAGAAGTATGCAAACATCATTTTAGAAAAAGATGAATATAAAAAACAACTAGGTTTATTTGTGAATACCATTGTTGGTTTATACGACTCTGCTAAGCCAGAAATTTATGGATTCCCTCAAATTAAAAAAGGAAAAGATGTCCTAGAATATCTTCGTAAGGTAGTAGACAGACATGTCGATAAAGATGAAGCAATTGAAAGAGTAAAAAAGAGACTAGACAGTTTGTTAGATTCTAGTGTTGTTGGAAAAGGAGATTTAAACGAGACCCCTTACGAATATAATATTGTTAACTCTAAGCAAATTGATTTAAGTAAGTTAGATTTTTCTAAATTAAGAGCAGAGTTTCCAGAAAAGAAACATAAGAATATTCAATTTGCAGATTTAAGAGAATTATTGGAAATAAAATTGAAGCAGATGCTAGGACAAAACAAAACTAGAGGTTCGTTTTTAGAACGTTTTGAAAAAATTATTGAAGATTACAATTCAGGAAGTTTATCTATTGAAGAGGCTTATGAAGATTTGATGAAGCAGGCTGAAAGTATGTCTGAAGAGCAAGAAAGAGCTGCGAAAAATGATATGACTGAAGAACAACAAGAACTTTTTGACTTGTTGAAAAAAGAGAAACTAACAAAAGAAGAGGAAAAGAATGTAAAACTTGCTGCAACAGATTTGTTAAAAGTATTGTTTGATGCTGAGAATAAAATATTAATTCAAGAATGGCATAAACAAAAAGCGACTCAAGAAATGGTAAGACAAGAAATAAAAAAAATCTTAAATAAAGAGTTACCTCAATCATACAATAGGAATATTTTTGCCGAAAAAACAGAAATTATATTTCAACATTTTTATGATTTAGCAGAACAAGGGAAGGGTTTTGCTGCTTAA
- a CDS encoding reverse transcriptase domain-containing protein: MKIEKEHIKYIQDEFATMQSREDFLDLLNYAKPLIYGDNYIPFELKQITYYANPKRSRKAYKEFQIKKKSGGVRTIYAPENGLKTIQKTIALILQCVFEPHEAAKGFVMGKSIVDNAKDHVGKNYVYNIDLKDFFPSIDQARVWACLKLAPFNLIDQKTSKEFDFKKLETGIRRFTTEFDEEIFYQLKGGTFLLVNDKKGNYKAYQKRLKKLDKDVFKDAAKYITTDANLKELEKLTVHREKLANMIASLSCTKMQVERKDENGSWVKVIRNVLPQGAPTSPVFSNIICQRLDKKLSGVAKRFHLNYTRYADDITFSSMHNVYQENGKFLKELTKVIKGQNFDIKESKTRLQKTGYRQEVTGLIVNDKVNVRKRYVKQVRMWLYYWEKYGYNKAESIFLKDYFIDKGHVKNAKPNFGNVLSGKLEYLKMVKGFENTTYLSLNKRFEKLLGVIDPIERILNEWENNGIDSAMKIYKTDIHE, encoded by the coding sequence ATGAAAATAGAAAAAGAACATATCAAATATATTCAAGACGAGTTCGCAACAATGCAATCTCGTGAAGATTTTTTAGATTTGCTAAACTATGCAAAACCATTAATTTATGGTGATAACTATATTCCATTTGAGCTAAAGCAAATTACCTATTATGCCAATCCCAAACGTTCACGTAAAGCCTACAAAGAATTTCAAATAAAAAAGAAATCTGGAGGTGTACGTACTATTTACGCCCCGGAAAATGGTTTAAAAACAATTCAGAAAACAATAGCTTTAATCTTGCAATGTGTTTTTGAACCTCACGAGGCAGCTAAAGGTTTTGTAATGGGTAAATCGATTGTAGACAACGCCAAAGATCACGTTGGGAAAAACTATGTGTACAATATCGATTTAAAAGATTTCTTTCCAAGTATAGATCAAGCAAGAGTTTGGGCATGCTTAAAATTAGCCCCATTTAATCTAATTGATCAGAAGACTTCTAAAGAATTTGATTTTAAAAAGTTAGAAACAGGAATTAGAAGATTTACAACAGAATTTGATGAAGAGATTTTTTATCAATTAAAAGGAGGAACATTTTTACTTGTAAATGATAAAAAAGGGAATTACAAAGCATATCAAAAAAGATTAAAAAAACTTGATAAAGATGTATTTAAAGACGCAGCAAAATATATTACTACGGATGCCAATTTAAAAGAGTTAGAAAAGCTTACCGTTCACAGAGAAAAATTAGCAAACATGATTGCATCTTTATCTTGTACAAAAATGCAAGTAGAAAGAAAAGATGAAAATGGTAGCTGGGTAAAAGTAATACGAAACGTTTTACCACAAGGAGCGCCTACTTCACCGGTGTTTTCTAATATTATTTGTCAAAGATTGGATAAAAAACTTTCTGGAGTTGCCAAAAGATTTCATTTAAATTACACTCGTTATGCAGATGATATTACCTTTAGTTCTATGCATAATGTATATCAAGAAAATGGTAAGTTTTTAAAAGAACTAACAAAGGTTATTAAAGGTCAAAACTTTGACATTAAAGAGAGTAAAACACGTTTGCAAAAAACAGGGTATAGACAAGAGGTAACAGGTTTAATTGTAAACGATAAAGTTAATGTAAGAAAAAGGTATGTAAAGCAGGTTAGAATGTGGTTGTATTACTGGGAAAAATACGGCTACAACAAAGCGGAGTCTATTTTTTTGAAAGACTATTTTATTGATAAAGGTCACGTTAAAAATGCAAAGCCCAATTTTGGAAATGTACTGTCAGGAAAATTAGAATATTTAAAGATGGTAAAAGGATTTGAAAATACTACCTATTTATCTTTGAATAAACGTTTTGAGAAACTTCTTGGGGTAATCGATCCAATAGAAAGAATTTTAAACGAATGGGAAAATAACGGAATAGATAGCGCTATGAAAATTTATAAAACAGATATTCATGAGTAA
- a CDS encoding response regulator, with protein MILYHESFIDKSILSDEAAQKRKELTDYAQRENKYLVYFSGGSDTRLLERNIAHVPDFILYQNLHVFLNAYKNNDLNLNYLLFGSDPKLEEKLKVRQLELIQETEKEEIKEVKGKQNLFLRPLDDFISNPIINSDNETLWEASDDYLNEFIEENLNEKPYDNIFIPLCFGDTLSDFNGLKLAIYLRCCNTINQCSNIYIYGFVGFSSLVNHSYFDVLKTKNVELIDFSKKSIHQSAILFKNKIQENELSKEISKIKLSPPKKYFDSHSVANEWAIYRWSKTINVSAEKIEGIENKIESNLYFKYLKTIYPINNANVISGDKLKINYSGDPKVLYIDDEAEKGWEEIFAEFFGDKNNIYFDYLIEDFKNLTQDQLIKSSLQKIKEDDIDLVLLDFRLLPSDFITKNLEEVTGVKLLKEIKELNSGIQVIIFSATNKIWNLQKLQDAGADGFILKESPENSSDINFTSRSVIRMIELIEDSLRKSFLKRIYDRLKPLLKLVDSSIKKKPKNYNLNIQQTYLIKYQDYLVSADYILRKSTDELKFSFLQLVLIVEDIIKTFYISDSIGDHAVEVSLYEKVKCVTFQNESLVLSLKPKGGNNFSEFSHENMVLDKDLGKKNYLMFNNKSDRIPFNYRLHCVLYFKYELSLEECSAFSNLYRLRSSSVAHMGDNKVEFIDLEKVIKLLDILIS; from the coding sequence GTGATTTTGTACCATGAATCTTTTATCGATAAATCTATTTTAAGTGATGAAGCTGCTCAAAAAAGAAAAGAGTTGACAGATTATGCACAAAGAGAAAACAAATACTTAGTTTATTTTAGTGGGGGTAGTGATACTCGATTATTGGAAAGGAATATTGCACATGTACCAGATTTTATATTATATCAAAACCTTCATGTTTTTTTAAATGCTTATAAGAACAACGATTTAAATTTAAATTATTTATTATTTGGCTCTGATCCTAAATTAGAAGAAAAACTAAAAGTTAGGCAATTAGAATTAATTCAAGAAACGGAAAAAGAAGAAATAAAAGAAGTAAAAGGAAAACAAAATCTTTTTTTAAGACCTTTAGATGACTTTATTTCTAATCCAATTATAAATTCAGATAATGAAACACTTTGGGAAGCTTCGGATGATTATTTGAATGAATTTATAGAAGAAAATTTAAATGAGAAACCATATGATAATATTTTTATTCCATTATGTTTCGGAGATACATTATCAGATTTTAATGGGTTAAAATTAGCTATATATTTAAGATGTTGTAATACTATAAATCAATGTTCTAATATTTATATATATGGCTTTGTGGGATTTAGTTCTTTAGTGAATCACTCGTACTTTGATGTTTTAAAGACAAAGAATGTTGAATTGATAGACTTTTCCAAAAAATCGATACATCAATCAGCTATTTTATTTAAAAATAAAATTCAAGAAAATGAGCTTTCTAAGGAAATATCAAAAATAAAACTAAGTCCTCCTAAAAAATATTTTGACTCACATAGCGTTGCAAATGAATGGGCTATTTATAGATGGTCAAAAACGATAAATGTCTCTGCTGAAAAGATTGAAGGTATTGAAAACAAGATTGAAAGTAACTTGTACTTTAAATATTTAAAAACAATATATCCAATAAATAATGCTAATGTTATTAGTGGTGATAAGCTAAAAATAAACTATTCAGGAGATCCTAAAGTACTTTATATTGATGATGAAGCCGAAAAAGGATGGGAAGAAATCTTCGCTGAATTTTTTGGAGATAAAAACAACATATATTTTGATTATTTAATTGAAGATTTTAAGAATCTTACTCAAGATCAATTAATAAAATCATCATTGCAGAAAATTAAAGAAGATGATATTGATTTAGTTTTACTGGATTTTAGGTTGTTACCAAGTGATTTTATTACAAAAAATTTAGAAGAAGTAACTGGTGTTAAGCTATTAAAAGAAATAAAGGAGTTAAACTCTGGAATTCAAGTGATAATCTTTTCAGCAACGAATAAAATTTGGAATTTACAAAAACTTCAAGATGCTGGTGCTGATGGTTTTATTTTGAAAGAATCTCCAGAAAATAGTTCTGATATTAATTTTACTAGTCGTTCAGTTATAAGAATGATTGAGTTAATTGAAGATTCATTACGTAAATCATTTTTAAAAAGGATTTATGATCGGCTTAAGCCCTTGTTAAAATTAGTAGATTCTTCAATAAAGAAAAAACCTAAAAATTATAACTTAAATATTCAACAAACATATTTAATAAAATATCAAGATTATTTAGTTTCGGCAGATTATATTTTAAGAAAAAGCACTGATGAATTGAAATTTAGTTTTTTACAATTAGTATTAATTGTGGAAGATATAATTAAGACGTTTTATATTTCAGATTCCATAGGTGATCATGCCGTAGAAGTTTCTTTATATGAAAAAGTAAAATGTGTTACTTTTCAGAATGAATCCCTAGTATTATCCTTAAAACCAAAAGGCGGTAATAACTTTAGTGAATTTTCACATGAAAATATGGTTTTAGATAAGGATTTAGGCAAGAAAAACTATCTAATGTTTAATAATAAGTCGGATAGAATTCCTTTTAATTATAGACTTCACTGTGTATTATACTTTAAATATGAATTATCTTTAGAAGAGTGTTCTGCATTTTCAAATTTATATAGATTACGCTCAAGTTCTGTTGCGCATATGGGTGATAATAAAGTTGAATTTATTGACTTGGAAAAAGTAATAAAACTATTAGATATTCTAATAAGTTAA
- a CDS encoding DUF3127 domain-containing protein — protein sequence MQLKAKLIECLPVQTGTSKNGEWKKQDIIVETYGQYPKKVCITIWGDKINQNILQVGKELIIDFEIESRSYNNRWYTDVKAWKIKQAESTIENIKNDPTPVSFDETQIEEKEDDLPF from the coding sequence ATGCAACTAAAAGCGAAATTAATAGAATGTTTGCCAGTTCAAACAGGAACTAGTAAAAACGGAGAATGGAAAAAACAAGATATTATTGTAGAAACCTATGGACAGTACCCAAAAAAGGTTTGTATAACTATATGGGGAGATAAAATCAATCAGAATATTTTACAAGTAGGAAAAGAGCTAATCATAGATTTCGAGATTGAAAGTAGATCTTATAATAACAGATGGTATACAGATGTCAAAGCTTGGAAAATTAAACAAGCAGAAAGTACCATAGAAAATATAAAAAATGATCCAACACCAGTAAGTTTCGATGAAACTCAAATAGAAGAGAAAGAAGATGATTTACCATTTTAA
- a CDS encoding ATP-dependent RecD-like DNA helicase, with protein sequence MKIGSFFQNISLNNDQLNTLEKLDAFLKSDKNIFILQGYAGTGKTTLIKGVVKYLENSSQLFNIMAPTGRAAKVLRDKTGFGRTIHSSIYKLEDLKAINPDSKELADHSVRYVFPIDLESKDQRVLIVDEASMISSKESKNELFDFGTNFLLNDLLTHTFSTNKNNKIIFVGDPAQLPPVGDNQSKALEINYFIDLGYSCAFSELKQVMRQDDNLILENASNIRDLLNEASRNTIELKYDQESFIKLDTNDVVSQFTNLYPNPEIGDGIIISYSNAQSYHYNFAIRQILFPQNKDIVPGDIIMINNNNQYSYKTELFNGDLAKIVAVSQHLVEQSAPVWIVKDGVRVKEIIKINFRKVYFRVPHFQEDIDCYIIDDLLNSIDRDLTLDMTRMLYINFVMRFNAEQEKKEEKFKVGSKEFKNALIKDPFYNALRIKYGYAITCHKSQGGEWDKVFVDYSGRAGLNNDALRWSYTATTRGVNTVYAINSPHLTSFSKLKISEITNGGKIPNNALSLDHINISPFHNGAQHKAKSLKYWEVKEKLEATNYKIINVESGEFLEKYTISNYRNEVFKLQASHKGSGHFVNQFEVANKKGATEEKELEEIFNLNYTSKLSLNYTPSAAFLESFYFRMRVCCQELDISITNIDEQVEKSFVNYFLRTDSICSNIQFYFKKNGSFSTAMPKTFKCNDDKKLQLLIEKLEKDAS encoded by the coding sequence ATGAAAATAGGTAGCTTTTTCCAAAATATCAGTTTGAATAACGACCAGCTTAATACGTTAGAAAAATTGGACGCTTTTTTAAAAAGTGATAAAAATATTTTTATTCTTCAAGGATATGCAGGTACAGGTAAAACTACTTTAATTAAAGGGGTTGTAAAATATTTAGAGAATAGTAGTCAACTATTTAATATTATGGCTCCAACTGGCAGAGCAGCTAAGGTTTTAAGAGACAAAACAGGTTTTGGAAGAACCATACATAGTAGCATTTATAAGTTAGAAGATTTAAAAGCAATCAATCCAGATTCAAAAGAATTGGCAGACCATAGCGTGCGCTATGTCTTCCCAATTGATTTGGAATCAAAAGATCAAAGAGTGCTAATTGTAGATGAAGCTTCTATGATTTCTTCAAAAGAATCTAAAAACGAGCTTTTCGATTTTGGCACAAACTTTCTGTTAAACGATTTGTTAACCCATACTTTTTCAACAAATAAAAATAATAAAATTATTTTTGTCGGAGATCCTGCTCAGTTGCCTCCAGTTGGCGATAATCAATCCAAAGCTTTAGAAATTAACTATTTTATTGATTTAGGATATTCCTGTGCTTTTTCAGAACTAAAACAAGTAATGAGGCAAGATGATAATTTAATTTTAGAAAACGCCAGTAATATAAGAGATCTTTTAAATGAAGCTTCAAGAAATACTATTGAACTAAAATACGACCAAGAGAGTTTTATAAAGTTAGATACTAATGACGTTGTAAGTCAGTTTACGAATTTGTATCCAAATCCAGAAATTGGTGACGGAATTATAATTTCCTATTCAAACGCTCAAAGTTATCATTATAATTTTGCAATCAGACAGATTTTGTTTCCTCAGAATAAAGATATTGTTCCAGGAGATATCATTATGATTAATAACAATAATCAGTATTCTTATAAGACAGAGTTGTTTAATGGTGATTTAGCTAAAATTGTAGCGGTTTCACAGCATTTAGTTGAGCAATCTGCGCCTGTATGGATAGTTAAAGACGGAGTTAGAGTCAAAGAAATTATAAAAATAAACTTCAGAAAAGTTTATTTTAGGGTTCCTCATTTTCAGGAAGATATTGATTGTTATATTATTGATGACTTACTAAATAGCATCGACAGAGATTTGACCTTAGACATGACAAGAATGTTATATATTAATTTTGTGATGCGTTTTAATGCAGAGCAAGAAAAAAAAGAGGAGAAATTTAAAGTTGGTTCAAAAGAGTTTAAAAATGCATTGATTAAAGACCCATTTTATAATGCTTTAAGAATTAAATATGGGTACGCAATTACTTGTCATAAATCTCAAGGTGGTGAGTGGGATAAAGTTTTTGTAGATTATTCTGGAAGGGCAGGTTTAAATAATGATGCATTGAGATGGAGCTATACAGCTACAACAAGGGGTGTAAATACGGTTTACGCAATTAATTCCCCACATTTAACATCATTTAGCAAATTAAAAATTTCAGAGATTACAAATGGTGGAAAAATTCCAAACAATGCACTTTCCTTAGATCATATAAATATTTCACCTTTTCATAATGGTGCACAGCACAAAGCAAAGAGTTTAAAATATTGGGAAGTAAAAGAAAAATTAGAAGCCACAAACTATAAGATTATTAATGTTGAGTCTGGTGAGTTTTTAGAAAAATACACCATTAGTAATTATAGAAATGAAGTATTTAAATTGCAAGCAAGTCACAAGGGTTCAGGACATTTTGTAAATCAATTTGAAGTGGCAAATAAAAAAGGGGCAACTGAAGAAAAAGAGTTAGAAGAGATATTTAATTTAAATTATACTTCAAAACTTTCACTAAACTACACCCCAAGTGCTGCGTTTTTAGAGTCATTTTATTTTAGAATGAGAGTATGTTGTCAAGAACTAGACATTTCAATTACCAATATCGACGAGCAAGTAGAGAAGTCTTTTGTAAATTATTTTTTAAGAACGGATAGTATTTGCTCAAATATTCAGTTTTATTTCAAAAAAAATGGTAGTTTCTCAACAGCAATGCCTAAAACATTTAAATGTAATGATGATAAAAAA